GCATTGGCCCCGGGGTCCGCATGTCCATCAGGTTGTGACCCGCCTGAATGCTTCCCCATTCCCTCTCCTGAGAGGAACTGAGATGTCCGAAACCCCTGTGCTGGTCGAACTTCAGACGAAACCCACCCTCAGCATCCGGGGGGAGATCTCCATTCAGGACATTGCCAGAAGTCACGGTGAACGCCTGCAGAGGTTGTGGGAGCACCTGAAACAGCATCAACTTGTTCCCGCAGGTCCACCCTTCGTGCGGTACCACACTTTCGGTGATGAGCGCACCGACGTTGAAGTGGGTGTGCCCCTTGTGCACCCTGCCGCCGGGTCTGGAAACCTTCAGGCGGGCCACCTGCCCGGAGGTCTGGCGCTGGTCACCG
This DNA window, taken from Deinococcus cellulosilyticus NBRC 106333 = KACC 11606, encodes the following:
- a CDS encoding GyrI-like domain-containing protein, which codes for MSETPVLVELQTKPTLSIRGEISIQDIARSHGERLQRLWEHLKQHQLVPAGPPFVRYHTFGDERTDVEVGVPLVHPAAGSGNLQAGHLPGGLALVTEHDGPHRQLGRAYQRLQQAMQERGLHRDGPAWEVYNWMALALDTADRSDVASDRGHTTLVQPLKQP